CCGGCGAGCACCTCGTCACGCTTACCGCCACTTCGCAGGGCGACGCGAACGCCAGTGCCAGCCTTGCGCTGCGCGTCAATGTCTCGCAGCATTACGGCGTCGCGCTCGAGCTGCCGGTCGTGGCGCAGCGGGTATTCCCCGACACGTGGGTTTCCTACCCGGTGCGCGTCACCAACAGCGGCAACGGCAACGACACGTTTGATTTGTTCACCGGCACCGACTGGCAGGCGCAAATCCGCATCGGCGGCGCGCCCGCCGGTCAGGTCAGCCTCGGCCCCGGCGCAACCGCGCAGGCCGAGCTACGGCTGCGCCCGCCCGCTGAAGCGGGCTGGAACGAGTCGCGCGAAATATTCTTCACCGCCACATCGCAGGGCAATTCGAGCCATAGCGCGACGGTTGTGACCAACACCTCGGTCGGTGGGCTGATGGCCGCCTCGCCTGTCGCCGGCGCGTTGCCGGGCGGGGTCGCCTCGTTCCGGCTCGAGCTGGCGAACCTCGGCGACAGCAGCGACGATTTCGAGCTGGCACTGGTCGCGGGCGACCCCGGCTGGGAGCAGACGCTCGAGCCGGCGTCGCTGACGCTGGCGGCCGACGAGCACGGCTTCGCGTGGCTCAACTTCACTATTCCGCGCGAAGCCTCTCCGGGGACGGCGTACAACCTCACCCTGCGCGCCAGTAGCAGCTCGATGCAGGAGCAGGTGGCGCTGCGGCTGGAAGTGCTGGCGCCTTCAGGGCTGGGCCTCTGGCCGCTCGAGGAGGGCAACGACCGCGCTTTCGTCGACCCCGGCGCGACCGCCTTCTTCGATTTGCAGGTGCTGAACCACGAAGATACGGCGCTGGACGTCAGCCTCGCGGCGACGCTGCCGGCCGGCTGGAGCGGTAGCTTCGACAACGCCAGCGGCTGGTCCAAGTCGGTCCCGGCTGGCGGCTCGGCGACGGTCTCGCTCGGAATCACCGCGCCCGACGACGCCGAGGCGGTCGAGACCGCGCACGCCGTGATTGAGGCGACGTCGGGCTCACGGCTGGCGCGGTTCCACGCCAATATTACGGTCAACCAGGATTTCGGCGTCGCGGTCGCGATGCCTCCCGAGGCGAAGTTGCTCGGTAACGTCTCGACGACGCTGCGCTTTACGGTTACCAACAACGGTAACGGCGCCGACTCGCTCGAAATCACGGTGGGCGGCGCGTGGGTTAGCGGCTCGACCGAGGCACTGTCGTTCGCGCCGTTCGAGTCGCGCGAGCTGACCGTCATCGCCAACCCGGGCATGGAGGCGCCCGGGACGCTGGCGCAGCTGACCGTTGATGCGCGTTCGCTGACCGCCGACGAGGCGGGGCTCGACGTCACGGCGAGCAACAGTAGCGCGCTGGTCGCGACCGGCCTCCAGCTGCTGGCCGCTCCCGAAGGGCCAGTCGCGCCGGGCGAGACGGTGCAGTTCCTGCTCGGCGCGGTCGCGCTCTACGACCCCGGCAGCGCGACGACGCGGCTGGTGGTCGAAGCGCAGGGCGACGACGCCGGCTGGGCGACGGTCGCCGGCATCGAGAATTTCGAGGGCCGTGATACCCTCATCGTCAAGGTGGGCGTGCCGGAAATCGTGACGGTTAACGTCACCGTCCCGGCCGACGCCAGTGCCGGCGCGCACGCGATTACGCTGCGCGTCGAGGATAATGAAGAGCCGGCGCATGTCTCGACCGTCGCGCTCGAGTTCGAGGTCTCGCAGTCGCACGGGCTGGAGCTGCTGCTGGTCTCCGGGCCGGCGACCGTCGCCCCCGGCGGCGAGGCGAACTGGCTGGTTGACTTGCGCAACAGCGGCAACGGCAACGACAGCGCCAGCTTCACGCTCGAGGGGCTGCCAGCCGGCTGGAACGCCAGCTTCACGCCCGATAACGCCACGCTCGGCGCCGGCGCGAGCGCGGCCATCGGCCTGCGCGTCTCCGTCGGCAGCGACGCGACCGCCGGTAACCACGGCTTGACGCTGGTCGCTCAGGGGGCGGGCGCGAACACCAGCCTGCCGCTTGAGCTTAACGTCAGCTCGACACGCGGCGTTTCGCTCGTAATGACTGATTCCGCGTCGCAATCCGGCCGCGCGGGGCAGACCGTCTTCTACCGCTACACCGTTACCAACAGCGGCAACGCGGCTGACACCATCGAGCTGGATGCGAGCGGACTGCTCGCGACGCAGGGCAGTGCAGTCCTCGACTGGACCGTCGCGACCCTTGGCGCCGGCGTGGAGAAGCCGGGTTACCTGCGCATCACGGTACCGGATGGCTCCGGCCCCTGGAGCGGCACCATTTCGGCGCGCTCGAGCAGCGACCCGGCGGTGGTCGATACGGTCGCGCTTACGCTCGCCTCCGAGTCGGTCTCCGACGCCTACTTGGAGGAGCTGCGCATCTCGCCCTCGTCGCCAGAGGAGGGCGACCGCGTGACCGCGTCGGTGACTGTGCTGGCGGGCGGCACTGACCTCGAGAGCGTCTACGTCGGCTTCTACCTCGACGGCACCTTCATCGGCGGCGAGCGGGTCAACCAGATTGCCGCCGGCTGGCGCGACAAGGTCGTGACCGTCAGCTTCGACGCGACCGGCGGCAGCCACCGCCTCGAGGCGGTCATCGACCCCGATAATGAAGTGGCCGAGAGCGACGAGTCCAACAACGAGCTCGAGCTTGCCTTCACCGTCGATAGCGGCAGCGGGCGGCTGCCGTTCTACCTGCTCTTTGTCGCGCTGGCCGCAGTCGGCGGCGCAGTCTACTACCGCTACCGCAACCGCGACCGGAAGCCGGCGCTGCCGCAGCGGCCCGGCCCGAAGCTGGCCGACGAGCCATCGGTAAAATTCCCGCTGGTGCTCAACTGCCAGCAGTGCGGCTCACGCGTGCGCGTCCCGCGGCCGGGCGCCTTCCGCTGTCCCGCCTGCAAGCACGTGGCGCGCGTAGAGCCGGACGGCGCCATCGTCGACCACGACGCGCCGCGCGCCGAAGCGCCGGCCGGGCCGCCCCCGGAGGAGCCGCCCGCGCCGGCTGCCGCGCCGCAAGTCGACGCGGCCGCCGAAGCGCCCGCGCCCGAAACGGCGGCGCCCGCAGCGCCACCGAACGAACGCAGCGCGCGCATGGCGGCGTTCTTCGGCGACGCGTCGTCCCCGTCGCCCCCGCCGCGCGCGCCGTCGGCAGCCGACCCCCGGTCACGCGACGAGCGACTGGCGGAGCTGCGCGCAGCTCCGCCCGCAGAGCCGGAGCCCGAGGCGGCTGCCGAGCCGGCGGTGCCCGCCGCGCCGGAACCGGAACCGCCCGTGGAGGCGGAGGCGGCGCCCGCTGCCGAGGAGGCCGAGCCCGAGCCCAAGAAGTCGAAGAAGAAGGGGCCGCGCGATTTCGGCCCCAGCATCGGCGGACTGGGATGAAGGTCGGGCTGGTCGGCAAGCCCAACGCGGGCAAGTCCACCTTCTTCAGCGCGGCGACGGCGGCCGACGCGCAAATCGGCGACTATCCTTTCACGACCATCGACTCCAACGTCGGCGTCGCGCACGTCCGCCGCGAATGCCCCTGTGGCTCGCTCGGCGTCGAATGCGAGCCGCACAACTCGCCCTGCCTGGGTGGCACGCGCTACCTGCCGGTCGAGCTGGTTGACGTCGCCGGGCTTGTGCCGGGCGCGCACGAGGGGCGGGGGATGGGCAACCAGTTCCTCGACGACCTGCGGCAGGCGGACGTGCTCATCCAGATTGTGGACGCCAGCGGCAGCACCGACCTCGAGGGCAACCACGCCGACGGGGCGGACCCCATGCGCGAGGTCGAATTCCTCGCCGGCGAGCTGCACCACTGGCTCGCCGGAATCATCCTGCGCAACTGGAGCCGCTCGGCGCGCGCGGTCGAGTCGGGCCGCGCGCTCGAGGATTTCCTCGCCGAGCGGCTGGCGGGGCTCGGCTTTTCGCGAGAGCAGGTTGTCGCCGCCCTGCGCGAGTGTGACCTGCCGGCGAACGTGCAGGCGTGGGGCGACGCTGACGGCCTTGCCCTCGCGCAGACGCTGCAAACGCTCGGCAAGCCCATCATCGTTGCGGCCAACAAGGCGGACATCGCGCCGGCCGCGAACTTGGCGGCACTGGCGGCGGCGGGCGGCATCCCGGTCGCCGCCGACTACGAGCTGGCGCTGCGCAACGCCGCCAGGGCTGGCCTTCTTGAATACCGGCCGGGCGACATCGAGTTCGCGCTCGCCGACGGCGCCAGCCTCAGCGACGCGCAGCGCGCTGGGCTCGAGCGCATCGCCGCGTTCATTTCAGGAGTCGGCGTCGATGGGGCCGGCACCGGCGTCCAGCGCTGTCTCGAGGCGGCGGTGCTCGAGCGGCTCGACCTGATTGCCGCCTTCCCGGTCGAGGACGAGACGCACTACGCCGACTCGCACGGCAAGGTGCTCCCGGACGGCTACCTGCTGCCGCGCGGCGCGACCGCGCTGGCCTTGGCGTACAAGGTGCACAGCGACATCGGCGACGGCTTCATCCGCGCCATCGACTGCCGCACGAAGCGTATCATCGGCAAGGACCACGTACTGCAGGACGGAGACGTGGTGAAGATAGTCGCGGGTTGAGCGCTATAACCCCGCTCCCCTTCCGGCAGTATGGACCCGGTGCGCGCGCAGCTGGACGCAATCGCGGCACGGCTCGCAGCGCACGGCATCGCTGCGCCGGGGACGGAGTTCGCGCCGCTCGCGCCGGGTGAGGCGCCCGCGCTGGTCGCGGCGGTCGACGGCTCTTCGCGCACGCTGCTCGACGGCGGCGCCTTCGCGGTGGTGGCGCTGCGCGCCGGGCGCGTCGTGGTGCGCGACGGTGCCGTGGCGGAGCGCGAGGCGCCGCTCGAGGTGCGGCTGCTCGAGGCCGGGACATTTGCCGACGAATGGAGCGAGCGCTACCGCAGGGTGACCGGCCGGCTGCCGGCCGAGCAGCCCGCGGACTTGCAGACGGCACTGGAGTGGCTGCGCGAGCTGGCGGAAACCGAGGCGGCGCTCGCCGCGCTCGAGGCGCTCGTGGCGGTGCTGGAAGCGAGCGCCGACGATGCACTGCTGCTGCTCGACGGCGCGCTGACCAGCCCGCACGCGCCGGCGCGTGACGCGCTGCGGCTGGTGCTCGACCGCGCTGACGCGGCGGGCGTGACCGTGGCGGCGGTCGCCAAGCGCTCGGCGCTGGCACGCGACGGGGCGCCGCTGCTGCCGGCGCTGATGCGCGACTCGCCCGACGGCTGCTGGCGCGCGCCGCTGGACTGCGACAGCCTGGGAACGCCGGGCGCGGTGCGGCTCAACCCCGCTTCCGAGTGGGCGTTCCGGCTGGATGTCGCCGGCGGCGACTACGGGGCGGTCGCGGCGTCGCTGGCGGGACTGGCGCGCGACGCCGTCTATCCCGGCTACCCGTGGCCGCTGGCGCAGGCGCACAATCTGGTCATTATCGACGGCGACCTTACCGAGTCGCTGCGGCAGGCGCTGCAGGGCGCGGCGCTCGAGCAGGGGCTGGCGCCGGGGGCATGGGACGTTTTATTCAGCGACTACCATGAGGTGCTCGACCGGAGCGTATGATGGAACTGGGACGAATTGTTGGCCGCAACGTAACCGAGGCAAAATTCCGCTGCCCCTACGGGGAATACCTGGCGCTGGGCGAAATAGTCGTGGTCGAGGACGCCGAGACCGCGGAGCCGTATTACCTGCGGGTCTTCAACGTCACCTACGGCGCCGAGGCGGCGGGTGAGGACTGGTTCGAGCGCACCGCCGGCCACATGCTGGCGATGGATGGCGCCGAGATGGAATACGGCTTCGCCGACAAGGAGCGCCGGCTCTACAAACTGGCGTCCGCGAGCGTGCTGGGGGTGCTGCGCGACGGCAGGTTCCGCCGCGCCAAGGGGCTGGTGGCGCACTTCTCCGGCGTGCGCCGCGCTCGCGACGCCGATTTCGAGTTCCTGCCGTCGGAGACGCTCACCGTCGGGCGGCTGCGCAGCGGCGACGAGCCGCTGCCGCATCGTGTCGGGCTGGCGCCGGATGCGCTGCCCTACCATATCGGCATCTTCGCGACGACCGGCATGGGCAAGTCCAACCTGCTCAAGTGCTTCTGCGCCAGCGCGCTGGAGTCGGGGCAGGCGGGGCTGCTGGTGCTCGACCCGCACGGCGAATACTTCGACGGCGGCGTCCCCGACCGGCGCGGGCTGACGCACCACCCGCGCGCCGACCGGCTGGCGGTCTACTCGTCGCGGCCACTCTCCGGCAACTACAGCCAGCTGCGGCTCTCGGCAAGCGAGGTCGAGGTGCGCGACCTGCTGCACCTGTACGACTTCTCGGGGCCGCAGCGCGAGGCGCTCAACGCGGCACGACAGCGCTACCAGCGCAACTGGCTGGTCGAGCTGAACGAGCGCAACGCCGAGCAGGTCTCCGAGGAATTGCACGGCGAGTTCCACCCCGGGACGATTGGCGTCATCAAGCGGCGGCTGCGCTACCTGTGGCAGTTCGACCTGCTCTCGGGCGACCCCGACGTCACGGCGTCCGAGGCGATAATTGCGCACCTTGACGCCGGGAAGGTGGTGCTCGTCGACACCAGCAACATGTTCGAGACCGAGGAGCTGCTGGTCTCGATGGTGCTGGCGCGCGCGGTCTTCGAGTCGCACAAGGCGAAATACGCGCAGCCGAAGGAGTTCGCCAAGCTGCCGCCGGTGCTGGTGACGCTCGAGGAGTCGCAGCGGCTGCTCTCGGAGACGCGTGGCAACGTCTTCGCGCAGATTGCGCGCGAGGGGCGCAAGTTCCGCGTCGGCCTTTGCGCGGTGAGCCAGCAGCCGAAGCTGCTCCACTCCGAAGTCCTGAGTCAGTTCAACACGCTCTTCGTGATGGGGCTGGCCGACCGGCGCGACCGCGAGTCGCTACAGGTGTCCGCCAAGCAGGACCTGTCGCGGCTCGATATGGAAATTCAGACGCTCGCGGCGGGCGAAGCCATCCTGACGTCACCGCACGTCCCGTTCGCGTTGCCGGTGGCGGTCGACCTTTACGAGGATTATCTCAAGGCACTTCCGCCCCCGGAGGAGCAGCCGCAACGGGCGAGTGATGACGGATTCTTCTGAAATCGCCGAGCGGCTCGCCCGGGTGCGCGCGGCGGTCGCGACCGCCGCGCGCGAGGCAAACCGGGACCCCGCGGAAATAACGCTCATCGGCGTCAGCAAGCGCAAGCCGCTCGCCGCCATCGAGGCGGCGTTCGCCGCTGGCCTGCGCGACATCGGCGAGAACCACGCTGACGAGCTGCTGGAGAAGGCGGCCGCCTTCGCCCCCGACGGGCTGCGCTACCACTTCATTGGCCGGCTCTCGTCGCGTCGCGCGCGTAAGGTCGCTCGCCAGGCGATGCTCATCCACACGCTCGACTCGCTGCGGCTGGCGCGCAAGCTCTCGCTCATCGCGCAGGAAGAGGGGCGTGAAGTTCGCGCGCTGGTGCAGGTGAACCAGGGCGGCGAAGCGACTAAGGGCGGTGTCGCCCCCGACGCGACCGCGGCGCTGGCGCGCGCCGCCGCCGCGCTTTCGGGGCTGCGCGTCGTGGGGCTGATGTCCATACCGCCCTTCGACGACCGGCCGCGCGACTGGTTCCGGCAGCTGAGGCAGCTACGCGACGTGGTCGCCGCGGAAACGGGCATTGCACTACCGGAGCTCTCGATGGGCATGTCGCACGACTTCGCCGCGGCGATTGCCGAGGGGGCGACGCTGGTGCGGGTGGGGACGGCGATTTTTGGTGCGCGCGACTAGATTACGACCCGCGGCTCCTGCTTCACCGTGTTGAGCACCAGCGAGGTGTTCGTCCGTTCAATGTGCGGTTGCGAAAGTGTGGACTTGATGAACGCGTCCATCTCGGCCCGGTCGCGGAACCGCGCCAGCACCAGCGAGTCCCACTCACCCGTCACGTCGTAGACGCCGAAGACGCGCGGATGCTCGGCGACGGACGCCTGCACGGCGATAATCTGCCCCTTGGCGATGCGCATCTGCATCACGGCGGTGAGCGTGAAGCCCGCTTGCTCGGCGTCAATATCGGGCAGGAAGCCGCGCAGGACGCCCGTCTTGTGGAGCCGGCGCAGCCGGTTGCTGACGGTCCCCAGCGCAACGCCAATGGCGGCCGCCAGCTCGCGCTGCGAGGCGCGACCGTCGGCGTTCAGCGCTGCCAGTAGCGCGGAGTCGGTCCTGTCCAGCATGAATTGAACATTTGTTCAGTCTTATTAAGGTTTACTGCTGGTTTGCACAGTTTTTCCGCATTTGTTAAATAGAGTCTGCTGCACTGCGGCCTGTTATTTATGGCGATGGCCGAACCGCGTAATGAGCAACTGGAGGGTGACGCAGCGACCGCTCTGTCGGTCGGCTATCGCCGTTACCATATCGACACCGCGCCGACGCCCGACCTGGCCGACCTGCCGCACCGCTTTCTCGTCGAGGTCAACCGCGTCGAGCTGCTGAAGCTGCTGGTGCAGGAGACGTGGGAATACTGGGGCCACTGGGACGTGGTCGCCGCGCGCCCCTGCGTCTACGGCGTTTTCTCGGGGCCGGTGGGCGGCTTTGCGCCGCGGCCGGAGCATTGCGTCGGCTGCCTGCGCTGCACCATCCAGCACCCCGGGGCGGTCACCATTCGCCACAACCCCGAGTGGCAGGCGTGGGGCGACGCCTATCTGGCGCCGAAGCTGGTCGAAACCATCCTGTCTGAGGCAGCGCTGGGCGCGGTGCCGGTCAAGGGGCAGGGCTATCGCGGGCGGTTCGGCGGCCCAGGCTGGGACCGCATCTGGACAGACATGTCCGAAATCGTGCGGCCGACGCGCGACGGCATCCACGGCCGCGAAGTCATCTCAACCGTCGTCGATATCGGCTCGCGCCCGATGCATCTGGCAACCGACGGCGACGGTGAGCGGCCGCGCTGCCTGCAACTACAGCTTCCCATCCTGTTCGACTCGCCGCCGGAGTCGGCGCAGAGCGTCGAGATGGCGCGACTGCTAGCGCACGCCGCCGAGGAGCTCGAAACGCTGGCGTTCCTGCCGCTGCCGCTGGTGCGTGAGGCGGTCGCCGCTTCGCCGGCGGTCGTCCCGCAGCTGCGCGTCGCGGAGCTCGAGGCGCTGGCGCCGGCACCGCGCATGGTCGAAATCCTGGACGACGCCCCCGCCGCGCTTGCGCTCACCGACGCCATCGTTTGCGAGCGGCTCCCGTTCGAGCCGGGCTGGCGCGAGGCGCTGCTGGCGTCGATTGCCGCCGGCGTGCGCGTCTTCCACCTTGTCGCAGACTACCACGGCCGCGGCGATGGCCGTTTCGTGCGCGACCTGGCGATGGAGGCGCACGCGTTGCTGGTCGAGAAAGGGCTGCGCGACATGGTGACGCTCATCGGCAGCGGTGGTATCGCCGCTGCCGAGCATGTCCCGAAGGCGATTATCTGCGGCTTCGACGCCGTCGCGCTCGACACGCCGTTGCTGGCGGCGCTACAGGCGCAGCCCGATGGCAGCGTTACCGACGCCGCGACGGCGCGCTTCAGGCTTCCCGCGAGCCTGGATGTCGAGTGGGGCGTCCAGCGACTGAAGAATTTGTCGGCAGCGTGGCGCGACCAGCTGCTCGAGATTCTGGGCGCGATGGGGCTGCGCGAGGTGCGGCGGCTGCGCGGGGAGCTCGGCCGCGCGATGTTCCAGCGCGACCTTGAGCGCGAGGCGTTCGGGGGGATTGACGGCTATGAGTAGCGTCCCGAGCCCGCAGCTAGTCGAGAAGGTCACCCACTACCTGCACCAGGGCTTCCACGACCGCTCGCACGCGCTGCTCGAAGCCCCACCTGCTCTGGGCGACCCGCGCTGGACCGACGAGCTGATTATGGCGACCTGGTTCCAGGCCGAGCACGGCCGCCCGCCAGATGACATCGAGTATCGTGTCGGTCGCTCGGGAGGCGGTTTTGACAGGCTCGACTTCAAGTTTCTTCCCGAGGGCGAATGGCTTGCGCACAGCGATGCCATTGGCACCGCCATTCCGCTGAACCGGCGCGACCCGGCGCGACAGGAGCTTGAGATCGCTCTGCCGGTCTACGGCGGTGGGATGTCCTACGGCTCGGTCTCCGAGGAGGTGATGGTCTCCCGAGCTATTGCCGCCCAGGAATTGGGCACGCTCACCTGCACCGGTGAGGGAGGCTATCCCGACGGGCTGAAGCCCTACGCCGACAGCGTCATCACCCAGATTGCGACCGGCCTTTTCGGCGTGCGCGAGGAGACCATCCAGCGCGCGCCGATGGTCGAGTTCAAGTACGCGCAGGGCGCGAAACCCGGCCTTGGGGGGCACCTGCTGGGCGATAAGTCCACCACCACCGTGGCAGACATGCGTGAGTCCGTTCCGTGGGTATCGCTCTTCTCTCCCTTTCCTTTTCATTCGGTCTATTCCGTCGAAGACCATCGCAAGCATATCGACTGGGCCATGACCATGAATCCCGACGCAATAATCTCTGTAAAGGTCTCAACACCGATTGACGTTGACATGGTTGCTGTTGGTTCCTACTACGCCGGTGCGCATGTTTTCCACATAGATGGCAGCTATGGAGGAACTGGCGCAGCTCCAGAAATTGCGAAAAAGAACATTGCGATGCCCATTGAGCTTGCCATACCGAAGGTGCACCGGCACCTTGAGCAGGAAGGCATTCGTGACCAAATTACACTGATTGCTAGCGGTGGAGTGCGTACGGCTTGGGATATCGCCAAAGCCATTGCCCTTGGGGCTGACGGTTGTGTTCTCGGCACGTCAGAACTCATCGCAATGGGATGCACACGTTGTTCCAACTGTGAACGGGGCCGTGGCTGTCCTTTTGGACTTACGACCACTGATCCGGAACTGAAGGAGTGGGTGCACCCCGACTGGGGCGCCATGCGGGTCGGCAATCTCTACATTTCGTTCCAGTGGCAGCTGCGTGACATCCTTCGCAGACTCGGACTGACCACAATCTCTGATTTGCGCGGCCGTCGAGATCTACTGCGCTACATCCCGGAGGAGTTCGAGGCGTGAGCCGCGACGCCTGGATTGGAGCGGTGACGCGTAGCCGGGAAGAGTTACCACATGCGCGTCCACCGGTGGATGGTGCAGCCGAAGGTGGCTGCGGTGTCATTGGCTTCGCTTCGACCGTTCCTGTAGCAGCTCGCCATATGCTACAATCGCTTGAACAGATGCGCAATCGCGGTAACGGAAAAGGTGGTGGCATCGCTGCAGTGGGTCTTGATTCAGAACAGCTGGGTGTTGACAGAGGGACACTGGAGCAGGACTACCTGCTCGCTGTGGCATACCTTGATGCTTCTGTCCGCAAGGAAGTGGAGTTGTTTGTCAAGAATGCCTACGAGATAGACCATGTCCATGAATTCCCTGTCAGCGAAGACTGGGACAGTATCGAGGGACTCGAGGTACGGCCACCAGATGTGGCAGCCTATTTCGTGCGCCCTCGTGCCGGGATGCTGGCTACTTTCGCCGAGGCCGTCGAGTTGCCGCACGGACTTCCGCCAACAGAGCGTGAGTTAGCTGACGAGTACGTATTCCAGACATCTTTCCGGCTCAACACTCATTTCTATGCGGGTGACCGTGGAACACAGGCTTTCGTCCTGAGTCATGGTCGTAACCTCCTAGTCCTGAAGATGGTCGGTTATGGGGACGACGTCATTCGATGCTACCAGCTTGAGAATCTGAGTGCACATGTCTGGATTGGCCACCACCGCTACCCCACAAAGGGCAAGGTGTGGCACCCCGGCGGGGCACACCCCTTCGTTGGGTTGAACGAGGCGCTGGTCCACAATGGCGACTTCGCCAATTACGAGGCGGTCTGCGACTATCTCGCGCAGCGCGGACTGCGACCGCTGTTCCAGACTGACACCGAGGTTTCGGTGCAAGTCTTCGACCTGCACCACCGGCTCTACGGTTACCCGCTCGAGTGGGTCATCGAGTCGCTGGCGCCGACGACCGAGCGCGACTTCACGCTGCTGCCGCCCGACCGGCAGGAGCTCTACGACCAGCTGCAGGCGACCCACATCCACGGTTCGCCCGACGGGCCGTGGTTCTTCATAATCGCGCAGTCCGTGCCGGAAGCGTGGCGACTCATCGGCATCACCGACACCAGCATGTTGCGCCCGCAGGTTTTCGCGCTACAGGAGGGCGAGGCGCAGATTGCCTTTGCCGCATCCGAGAAACAGGTAATCGACGCCGCGCTCGAGTCGCTCTCGGAAGCCGATAACCGCTTCTGGCCGCGCGCCGACCGCTACTGGAACGCGCGCGGCGGGTCGCACACCGACGGCGGCGCGTTCATCTTTTCGGTCGTCCCCGACGGCGACCGCTTCCGATTGCAGTGCACCAACAAGTTCGGCGAGCGCATCACTCTCGGTGATGCGCCGCAGCCGCACACGCTCGCGTCGCACCCAGCGAGCGAGGCTGGCGTCGCCGCCGACGCGCCGGCCGCGGAGGCGTTCGCCGCCTTCCGGCAAGCCGTTCTGCAGTGGGGCTACGGCGAGCTGCGCGGCTTCCTGCACGAAGTCGAAAAACGGCTGCGAGGCGAAGCAATCGCGCTGCTGACGCTTCTGCTCGACCGGCGTTACCCGACCGGCGAGCTGCGCCGCAGCTCGCTGCTGGCGCTCGTCGATGAGTCGCTCGAGCGGCTGCTCGGTGCGGTCGCTGACGCCGAGTGCGACGCATACTGCGCTGGTCGCGGCGCCCCGGACGGCCGCACAGCCGTGCTCGACGCCCGCGGCTTCGACATCGAAGGCCCCAAGTCGCTGGCAATTGCGGTCGCCGACATGATGCGCGGCGGCTGGCGCCGTTTCCTGGTTTACGGCTGCCACGGCCACCGCTTCATCGCCAACGCCTTCGGCCCCGACAGCGGCGACATCTGCATTGACGTCTACGGCTCGTCTGGCGACTACCTTGGCTCGGGGATGGACGGCGCACGCGTCGTGGTGCACGGTAACGGACAGGACCAACTGGGACAGATTCTGAAGTCGGGTGAGCTGGTAGTCCACGGTGATGTCGGCCAGACATTCATGTACGGTGCCAAGGGCGGCCACGTCTTTGTTCAGGGCAACGCCGCCGGCCGTCCGCTGATTAACTCGGTCGGCCGCCCGCGCGTAGTCATCAACGGCACCTGTCTCGACTACCTGGCGGAGTCGTTCATGGCGGGCGACCCGCTCAACGACGGCGGTTTCGTCATCCTGAACGGCCTTGAGTGGGATGACGACGGCGAGCTGCGCGAGCTGCCGACGCCCTACCCGGGCGGCAACCTGTTTTCGCTGGCGTCGGGCGGCGCTATCTACGTCCGTGACCCGCACCAGCGCGTCACCGCCGACCAGCTCAACGGTGGCGACTTTGCGCCGTTCACCAGCGCCGACTGGGCAGTGGTTGAGCCGCTGCTGCGGCAGAACGAGCGCGAGTTCGGCCTGCCGGTCGCGCGGCTGCTCGAGGTCAACGGGCAGCCGCGCCGGCCGGGCGAGGTCTACCGCCGCATTCAGCCCGCCGCAACCAAGGCGCTACAGGCCGAAGAGGTGTGGGTCGCGCACGCCCAGAATGGCTGACGACCAGTATTTAAAATGGGGGCGGCGTTTTTCAGACGTCAGCGCAGCAATCCCGCGACCGCTTCCGCCGTCGCTTCCGCGAGCGAGTCTAGCAGCAGCTCCGCTGCGCCCAGCAGCTCGCGCGGCCGCGTCGTTGCGACCGCCAGGCAGGCGAAGCCGCCCGCGTGCGCCGCCGCGACTCCGTCAGGCGCGTCTTCGACCACGACGCATCGCTCGGGTGGTAGCCCGAGCAGCTCCGCGGCGCGGAGGAAGACGTCGGGCGCCGGCTTGCCGTGCGGGACTTCATCGCCGCACGCCGCGGCCGCGAACGCGTCG
This is a stretch of genomic DNA from Candidatus Poseidoniia archaeon. It encodes these proteins:
- a CDS encoding Lrp/AsnC family transcriptional regulator, which encodes MLDRTDSALLAALNADGRASQRELAAAIGVALGTVSNRLRRLHKTGVLRGFLPDIDAEQAGFTLTAVMQMRIAKGQIIAVQASVAEHPRVFGVYDVTGEWDSLVLARFRDRAEMDAFIKSTLSQPHIERTNTSLVLNTVKQEPRVVI
- a CDS encoding ATP-binding protein; this translates as MELGRIVGRNVTEAKFRCPYGEYLALGEIVVVEDAETAEPYYLRVFNVTYGAEAAGEDWFERTAGHMLAMDGAEMEYGFADKERRLYKLASASVLGVLRDGRFRRAKGLVAHFSGVRRARDADFEFLPSETLTVGRLRSGDEPLPHRVGLAPDALPYHIGIFATTGMGKSNLLKCFCASALESGQAGLLVLDPHGEYFDGGVPDRRGLTHHPRADRLAVYSSRPLSGNYSQLRLSASEVEVRDLLHLYDFSGPQREALNAARQRYQRNWLVELNERNAEQVSEELHGEFHPGTIGVIKRRLRYLWQFDLLSGDPDVTASEAIIAHLDAGKVVLVDTSNMFETEELLVSMVLARAVFESHKAKYAQPKEFAKLPPVLVTLEESQRLLSETRGNVFAQIAREGRKFRVGLCAVSQQPKLLHSEVLSQFNTLFVMGLADRRDRESLQVSAKQDLSRLDMEIQTLAAGEAILTSPHVPFALPVAVDLYEDYLKALPPPEEQPQRASDDGFF
- a CDS encoding glutamate synthase-related protein, with product MSSVPSPQLVEKVTHYLHQGFHDRSHALLEAPPALGDPRWTDELIMATWFQAEHGRPPDDIEYRVGRSGGGFDRLDFKFLPEGEWLAHSDAIGTAIPLNRRDPARQELEIALPVYGGGMSYGSVSEEVMVSRAIAAQELGTLTCTGEGGYPDGLKPYADSVITQIATGLFGVREETIQRAPMVEFKYAQGAKPGLGGHLLGDKSTTTVADMRESVPWVSLFSPFPFHSVYSVEDHRKHIDWAMTMNPDAIISVKVSTPIDVDMVAVGSYYAGAHVFHIDGSYGGTGAAPEIAKKNIAMPIELAIPKVHRHLEQEGIRDQITLIASGGVRTAWDIAKAIALGADGCVLGTSELIAMGCTRCSNCERGRGCPFGLTTTDPELKEWVHPDWGAMRVGNLYISFQWQLRDILRRLGLTTISDLRGRRDLLRYIPEEFEA
- a CDS encoding YggS family pyridoxal phosphate-dependent enzyme, whose translation is MTDSSEIAERLARVRAAVATAAREANRDPAEITLIGVSKRKPLAAIEAAFAAGLRDIGENHADELLEKAAAFAPDGLRYHFIGRLSSRRARKVARQAMLIHTLDSLRLARKLSLIAQEEGREVRALVQVNQGGEATKGGVAPDATAALARAAAALSGLRVVGLMSIPPFDDRPRDWFRQLRQLRDVVAAETGIALPELSMGMSHDFAAAIAEGATLVRVGTAIFGARD
- a CDS encoding glutamate synthase-related protein, encoding MAMAEPRNEQLEGDAATALSVGYRRYHIDTAPTPDLADLPHRFLVEVNRVELLKLLVQETWEYWGHWDVVAARPCVYGVFSGPVGGFAPRPEHCVGCLRCTIQHPGAVTIRHNPEWQAWGDAYLAPKLVETILSEAALGAVPVKGQGYRGRFGGPGWDRIWTDMSEIVRPTRDGIHGREVISTVVDIGSRPMHLATDGDGERPRCLQLQLPILFDSPPESAQSVEMARLLAHAAEELETLAFLPLPLVREAVAASPAVVPQLRVAELEALAPAPRMVEILDDAPAALALTDAIVCERLPFEPGWREALLASIAAGVRVFHLVADYHGRGDGRFVRDLAMEAHALLVEKGLRDMVTLIGSGGIAAAEHVPKAIICGFDAVALDTPLLAALQAQPDGSVTDAATARFRLPASLDVEWGVQRLKNLSAAWRDQLLEILGAMGLREVRRLRGELGRAMFQRDLEREAFGGIDGYE